In the Nothobranchius furzeri strain GRZ-AD chromosome 1, NfurGRZ-RIMD1, whole genome shotgun sequence genome, tgtcagtaacaagctaacagatttaaacattaaaactcaacagaaacagttcagaaaggaaattaaaatgttatttattattattattattgttattatttatggtggcagaagctggtgtggtccaccacagagaagctgctctagcatgatgggctgcatggtggcgcagtggttagcactgttgcctcgcagcacgaaggtcgcaggttcaaaactcgcctttctgcgtggagttgcgtgttctccccatgcatgcgtgggtttcctccgggtactccggtgtcccccacacatcacaacatgccctataggttataaattgtaagtcgctttggataaaagcgtctgctaaatgaataaacacgaACACGATGGTGTTAATGTTCAGCcctctgacgctcacacacacacacacacgagtgttggtgagcggctgcgtctgactgctgacgctccgtgtgtgttgttatttctgcagtgagacaaactcacctcacaccgtccagagtttgttctttaagcttctagtaaatccaccgtgttgacgtatttaacacgtttcctctacgctgcaggagttaacgttTATGTCACGGAGTAAAGGTTCGCCAGACGCGTTCTGGGTGGGGGAGAGGGGAGGggtggtgctgcacacagacagctggtgtgatcacaatttgcagaccaagtttatttttcacggagatcagccgcggattcctcttccgtcggcattgtaggaatcgaaactaggaatcaaaactaggaatcaaaATGAAAAACTTTTAACGATTCCggaaaaaactaacagttggtcctgTTTCCACTCGGTGCCCAACCCTAGTCGCCTCGAGTTACTCGACTATTCTATTTGatgacgtttcaagtgaaacgagtGTTGCTGCTAAAAGTATGAAAATGAAAAGGATCAATAATAAATATTAAGTGTTCCCgctttcccagctgatatttagTTAAtgagctggtggtggtcggagggactggggcGCCCTGCTGCagccgcctctgtcagtgcgcccaagggcagctgtggctacatggtagctcatcactgCTAGGGTgtgagtgattgtgttgtaaagcgccttggggggttccagggctctagaaggcACTTTATCATATACAGGCTCTTTAATAAATATTGCATAGAATAAAATTGTACTTACAAACCTAAACTTAGTTAAAGTCACTTAATAAATTCACAAGTAATCAGAATTTattcatttcattaacatgttccgtAGTAAGCTGCTGGAAATGCTAAAACATGTACTTTCTACCAAGTTGTAACTGTGGTATatatgtattttattacgtgctgGTTAGCAACATAAATCTAGTCTGATTTACATGCTACATCAGCTTGCCATAGCCTGCTGCGGTGGATGGAGCAGACTGGTAGCCACAGCCAGGCGGTAGCTGCAGAAATCCACACACAAACCGGGTGGTGGGGTTTCTCCTGCTTCTACAGTTCAGTCGTTCACCATCACCACGCTTGCTTGTGAGAACGCTACCTGCTAGCTTAGCATTAGTTTCACCCTTGACCCCAAACGTAGGACCTGCCTTTGCTGGTGTCCTCCACAGCAGCCCGACCACGCAGTGCACCAGTacatgtgttcagactgtggagcACACATGAACCAGGCTTCGAGTCAGTAAACAGTGACTCAATGATTCGATTCATTTAGTGAATGACTTCTATCAGAACAGATGAATGTGATTCGAGACGGCTGGTGAAGGTGAGTCTGTTCAGTCTGCAGGTGAGCTGGAGAACGACGAACACACCGCCGGTGTCATCATGCAGATGGTTCGAACGGCCTGTCGCTTCAGGTTATCTGGATCATCTGATGCTCCCTTCAAGCGCATGTCAGGTAACAAACATCCATTTATTAGTTACGTTACCATGGTTACCGAGATGGAGACATCAGCTGCTCTAGAGTTCAGTTCACTGCTTCAATTGTGTCTCAGAGCAGCTGATCTCCTGACACGTGGAACCAGCTCATCTTAGACTCCACTGCCTGCCTCTTGGGCCAGGTAACAGGAATAAACACCTGTCTGTCCTCAGTGATCCTGGAGGACTTCGTCTACGCGGTGACGGTGTCTGGACACAAAGTGTTTGTGGTGAAACGACACAACAACCAACACGATCCAATCAGCGTCTAGAGGAGCCGCCATGaccaagactgtgtgtgtgtgtgtgtgtgtgtgtgtgtgagagagaaataaAAGGATGTAaacctgatgtgtgtgtgtgtgtgtgattacacCTTAAACCGATTCGTGAGACGCCTTGGGTCGTTCTTTCCCTTCCTTACTGGTCTGATCAGGGTCACAGGGCCAGCGtggtctccaaacccggctcgccCAGCATCACGGGTCTGAATGAAAGCGTTTGTGTTGCTGCTTGGAAGGAGGAGGCGGTCTCTCTCTGTTCCAGCCCGACTCCGCCTGTCGGGCCTCCTTGGGTCAGGCTGAAGCTTAGGCCGTTACCGAGCTCCACCGTGGGgatccttggacaggctggagagGATCCGTCCAGCATGTCCTGGTCCAACTCTGCCACTGGGGCATGTCTGGAAAGGTAAGGTTCCATGTTCTGGTCTGAACTTCAGAACAAGTCCAAACTGGATGTGAGAAGTTCTGTAACCTGAGGCTGATGCCAGTAAACACCTCgtcacagaaacagctggagaaaAAACCTTTATTGCATCATTGTTGTGTCTTCACATTAATAAGGACAAGGCCGTCAGGTCCGGCTCTGCGGAATGAGTCATTATATGACCTGTGGtaagccccaccccctctccCTATGACATGATCTGGAGTTAAAACATGCGaactgaaaaaaaaagatctaGGACACCAGAAGATGAGAAACCAGGTGAGCTCAGAGTCCATGACATCACTTCCTCCTACAGACATAACTTATAAAATAAAAAACCAGCAACAGTCCTGTGAACGCTCCTCTTCCTCAGTTTAAACACGGTGACATCATCCAGCTGCGTTAACGTTTCGACAGCTCATTGGACAGCCAGTCCAGACCCTCGTAGAGACCAGTCCCCTGAGTGGCACAGGTGGCCTGGACGTGCCactgcaacaaacaaacaaacagacggGTCAGAGTGCAAACCTGCTGTGGATCAGATTGTCTTTTCCAAAAGTGAGGTCATGTGACCAAACAGGAGCCTGCCAGGTGTGCTGGGTATGGGTGATGGGTGTAGAGCAGTGACGGGATGACGGTTCTTACGGTTCTGTTGCGCAGGCCATGCAGCCCAAGTTTGTCGGTGAGTTCGCTGACCCCCATGGCGTTGGGTAGGTCCTGCTTGTTAGCAAACACCAGAAGAACTGCATCCTTCAGCTCGTCTTCCTGGATCTGAGAGGACAGTCATGTGACCTGCAATATCTTTGGTAACAGCTGTTAAAAGGCACGCCCTCGGTGGGCTGCTCCGCTCATCCCATGACTCACCATCTTGGAGAGCTCCTCAGCCGACTCGGCAACTCTCTCTCTGTCGTTACTGTCCACCACGAAGATCAGGCCCTGTGGGACACCAATCCCATCAGTTACTGAGTCTAGATCAGGACCGCGTATCCGCTCGACTGATGGTCCCATTAGCTGGCTGTGATGGTTGCTGGGGAAGCACTAAAGTTTGTTCagtaatattgataatccatattttaaGGAATATTAACTTTTTATTAAacacctttatattctattggtAATTTATTAAAAGCGATCACCTACAAAACGTTACAACACACAAAAGAGATGCTTCTTCTGGCCACTGAAAGACTACACAGCGCATCTGCTCCAATCATGATGGACCGAATAAAACTCATTAATGCTACCGTGGGCGCTttatgacatcactcactgccaaagcagccgTGACACGCCAACATCCTGAAAGGGCTGGGACGTCCCATCTCCTggtcaagaccccccccccccccccccccctcagaacTTACCCTGAAGTTCTGGCAGTGGAAATACACACATCGTTGTTCTAAAATTCAGAGATACTccgtttgggattttcattatttGTCAGTTAAAATCATCAacagaaataaacattaaatagATCAGGCTGTGTGGACGGGTGAACGCCTCGCTGCACGACACTCGGCTGTAAGCGGCTGATTGGGCGGTTGGAGCACCaaaagttcccgagcgcagccaccgctGCTCACAGGGACGGGTCAGGCAGAGATGAGCTTCACCAGCGTGTGGTGACTAACATGCAGTCCCACCTTATAATGGAGACTGAAATAGACCAACTTTGGCGTGATAttgtaattttatgaccagcacctgtaggaCCTGTGACACCAAAGGTTTTCACCTGTCCAGGTAACATACCTGTGTGTTCTGGAAGTAGTGTCTCCACAGAGGTCTGATCTTGTCTTGACCACCAACATCCCACACCGTAAAGCAGATGTTCTTATATTCTACAGTCTCCACGTTAaaacctgaaaacacacacacacacacacacgacggtGTGAACACCTGAGCACGTAAAGATGATGGATGCTCTTCAGATCATGAGAAGTTTGTATTAGCTCAGGCTAGCCGTTAGCTCAGGCTAAGTCTGTGGGACACTGAAGCACACCAGGGCGCTGCTGTAAAGGGTGGAAGCTAATATGAGGATGCTAACAGGAAGTAAGGTGAGAAAGAGAAACATAAGTAGTAATGCTTCAATCTGATCACATGATGAGAAATCTTGCCTGATCACATGTTTTCACATAAATTAGCTGGAAAAGCGTAGCTAGTAAAAATAGTGAGCCTCTGGTTTGAGCTGTGACCTTCAAAAAGAGAATCTAACAAATTACTATAAACTACTATAAACTGCTATAAACTACTATAAACTACCAAATTACTATAAACTGCTATAAACTACTAAACTACTATAAACTACCAAATTACTATAAACTACTATAAACTACTAAACTACTATAAACTACTAAACTACTATAAACTGCTATAAACTACTATAAACTACCAAATTACTATAAACTACTATAAACTGCTATAAACTACTAAACTACTATAAACTACCAAATTACTATAAACTACTATAAACTGCTATAAACTACTAAACTACTATAAACTACCAAATTACTATAAACTACTATAAACTGCTATAAACTACTAAACTACTATAAACTGCTATAAACTACTAAACTACCAAATTACTATAAACTACTAAACTACTATAAACTGCTGTAAACTACTAAACTACTATAAACTACCAAATTACTATAAACTACTAAaccattaccataccataccattttatttataaagcgcattcaacatggcattacaaccagacaaggcgctgtaaaaACTACTATAAACTGCTATAAACTACTATAAACTGCTATAAACTACTAAACTGCTATAAACTACCAAATTACTATAAACACTAAACTACTATAAACTACCAAACTACTATAAACTACCAAATTACTATAAACTACTAAAATACTATAAACTACCAAATCACTATAAACTACTATAAACTGCTATAAACTACTAAACTACTATAAACTGCTATAAACTACTAAACTACTATAAACTACCAAATTACTATAAACTACTAAACCACTATAAACTGCTATAAACTACTATAAACTGCTATAAACTACTATAAACGGCTATAAACTACTATAAACTACTATAAACTACTATAAACTGCTATAAACTACTAAACTACTATAAACTACTAAACTACTATAAACTGCTATAAACTACTAAACTACTATAAACTGCTATAAACTAAACTACTATAAACTACTAAACTACTATAAACTGCTATAAACTACCGAACTACTATAAACTACTAAACTACTATAAACTACTATAAACTGCTATAAACTACTAAACTACTATAAACTGCTATAAACTACTAAACTACTATAAACTACCAAATTACTATAAACTACTAAACTACTATACACTGCTATAAACTACTAAACTACTATAAACTACCAAATTACTATAAACTACTAAACTACTATAAACTACTAAACTACTATAAACTACAAGCTTTTTGACAAATATGCCAATAAAATAGAGAAATTGCAGACAGACTTCAGAATGTTGTGGTTTGTCGGTTTCCTGCAGCACCTGAGCCACACGCGTGGTGTTTGCAGGTGTTGTGCAGAGAAAAGTGAGCCTGTCGGCCACGGCACCGCACGCCTGCCCTGTCCCGGGAATGCACCTTGCTCAGTACAGCTGCATAGTGGACGTTAATTTGAAATATATTATTAACACGATTGTTTTAATCAGTTTTCAGCAGTAAAATATGGTCGATTGCAGACCTTGTTGGGGACCATTTCCTTGAAGTACCTTTAATGGATCTTTGTGGCTGTGAGACAGCTTTTGTTCATGTTTGGCTCTGTTCTTCTACTACTCTGTTCTGAGTTAGATATTAGATTAAATGTCTGATTCTGACAACCTTATACACCTGATTGGCAATCGAAGCTTTTCAACGAGGTCCATCATGTGTGCATACATAGAGACGTGTTGCAAACCCGATGCTGTAAGCCTTATTAGTAGGTATAAAATAGAAATAGCTCGTACAAACGGACCGGCAGACGGCTCTGACAATCACTGATAGTTGTGTCCAGTCACCCAACCTGAATGTGGGAGGGGCCGACAGGTCTGACCCGACAGGAGTGGCGGCCCTTACCGATGGTTGGGATGGTGGTAACGATCTCTCCCAGCTTCAGCTTGTACAAGATGGTTGTTTTTCCAGCTGCGTCCAGACCAACTGAAACcaacagagcagaaaaccaaaCGTTACAGTTGTATGTAAGAAATAAGCCACTGCTGAACAGCTGACTTCATCATAAACAGATCACACCGTCAGACACCAGATCAACCACCCAACCACACGCAGACATTCTCAGGCATCCACTCGTGGTACCCGTCAAGATGTTTCGCCTCTCATCCCCCGGTTCATGGAACAGAATAAAGTTTAGCGAGAGCTTCTACAGGCTACAGCAGCTAGATTATAATTTCTCTCTCACTGTTCCGAGCTTGAAAGGTGACAGATTTCCACGTCTGGACACAACGATCACCACCTAACACACATCCAAAGCTGGACTCTTGCAGACAGGATGCGTGGTTTCACAGTGGTGCTTGGTCCCCGGTGCAGAAGTATTTAGTCCGATTTTCCATGTTTCAGAGCTGAAACCAGACCagcttcagggggaggagaaACGCCTGACGACACGAGTGGTTCTCATTCAGGCGTTCTCTGAGTAAAACTCTAAATTTGCTGCTgatacaggaaaatgcatgaatgcagccaaaatggGCTAGCCTAACTGCTAGCCTGCCACGGAGCACATCTGTTCTCCAGCATGACCACACTGAAGTCAGCTTCAGATTGGATAAACGGCTGAAGGGCAGTGACAGCCAATCTTCCTCCACTccgaccatctttaatctgcttaagctcaaaaactacaacacccaCACTCTTCAGACCCGCCTAGATTATTCTAGGCTAATAGCAGATCTCGTCCAAGTTTGAACTGCATCTGCAGCTGTTTAAGTGTGGTCCAGATGCAGAAAACATGCTAAAATCTGGCTTGTTGAAGTGTCACAATCACAAACTACGTTTTACGTAATCTGTTAGAATAATCTAGGCGGGTCTGAAGAGTGTGGGTGTTGTAGTGTTTCAGCTtaagcagattaaagatggtcggAGTGGAGGAAGATTGGCTGTAACCGCCCTTTAGCCGTTTATCCAATCTGAAGCTGACTTCAGCCTCGGTCCagcatgtgttaccatggtgaatGGGAGGGGCTTCAGGCTAGATGAACTTAGGGAAGGTAAACCAGCATTTTTAAAGAGAACAACTTATTTAATGTATTTATAAATGTGATTTAGTCTGATAAACCGTGGAGTAACGGGATCTCGGTTACATTTAAGGAGTCCTTCCAGATGGAGTCAGTCTTATTAGGAAAGAGTGCAGCCTctcagctgtcattcagtctggttaccatgacaacacatGTGCGATggagagcagaggaggttctggtagATGTAAAATAAAACATGGACCGGAATCGGATTTGTGCGGTTTATCTGGGATTCCAGATCCCAGCATGGGTCCAGACGGACCTGCCGCCAGCGCGCTCACGCGTTTCCTCCAGAGGAGCTCTGACAGGTCCTTCACTATAA is a window encoding:
- the lamtor4 gene encoding ragulator complex protein LAMTOR4, translating into MTAAALTAGLERIPDQLGYLVISEDGVLASAGELENDEHTAGVIMQMVRTACRFRLSGSSDAPFKRMSVILEDFVYAVTVSGHKVFVVKRHNNQHDPISV
- the LOC107387912 gene encoding ADP-ribosylation factor 4, giving the protein MGLTISSLFSKLFGKKQMRILMVGLDAAGKTTILYKLKLGEIVTTIPTIGFNVETVEYKNICFTVWDVGGQDKIRPLWRHYFQNTQGLIFVVDSNDRERVAESAEELSKMIQEDELKDAVLLVFANKQDLPNAMGVSELTDKLGLHGLRNRTWHVQATCATQGTGLYEGLDWLSNELSKR